In a genomic window of Methanofastidiosum sp.:
- a CDS encoding ABC transporter ATP-binding protein, with protein sequence MSAIISRNISKNFGDYKALDGINLKVKKGEFFGLLGPNGAGKTTLLRILTGQIDQDSGDAEVMGVPTADSIGIKRISGIVPEAESPPSFLTAEEFLKFVCRLRNVDNINEKVSKWIGFFEIEEKKEILCKDLSKGQRQKLMLSAAFIHEPKLLFLDEPFINLDPIFQRKIRDYLFNLVKEGCTIFMCTHILEIAEKLCTEVAVINKGKIIAQGSLEKIRLKKGEHLEDTFMRLIEE encoded by the coding sequence ATGTCTGCAATCATTTCTCGTAATATCTCAAAGAACTTTGGGGATTACAAAGCACTTGATGGAATAAATCTAAAAGTCAAAAAAGGAGAGTTCTTTGGTCTTTTGGGCCCAAATGGAGCAGGCAAAACTACACTTCTCCGGATCTTAACAGGGCAGATTGATCAAGATTCTGGGGATGCAGAGGTAATGGGCGTTCCAACAGCAGACTCAATTGGGATCAAAAGAATCTCCGGGATTGTACCAGAAGCTGAAAGCCCACCTTCTTTTCTAACTGCTGAAGAGTTCCTAAAGTTTGTCTGCAGATTAAGAAACGTTGATAATATCAATGAAAAAGTTTCCAAGTGGATTGGATTCTTTGAGATAGAGGAAAAGAAGGAAATATTGTGTAAGGATCTTTCTAAAGGCCAGAGGCAGAAACTGATGCTTTCTGCTGCATTTATCCACGAGCCAAAGTTATTATTTCTTGACGAGCCTTTCATAAATCTTGACCCAATATTTCAGAGAAAGATTAGAGATTACCTCTTTAATCTAGTCAAGGAAGGCTGCACAATATTCATGTGTACTCATATTTTAGAGATTGCAGAAAAACTATGCACAGAAGTTGCCGTAATCAATAAAGGGAAGATAATTGCGCAGGGAAGTCTAGAGAAAATTAGATTAAAGAAAGGCGAGCATCTAGAGGATACATTCATGAGACTTATAGAGGAGTAA
- a CDS encoding flavodoxin domain-containing protein: protein MAKSVLVTYGSRYGCTEEVSKEIGKVLEKEGLKVSLINLEIDKNPPI, encoded by the coding sequence ATGGCAAAAAGTGTTTTAGTCACATATGGTAGTAGGTACGGATGCACAGAGGAAGTATCTAAAGAAATTGGAAAAGTATTAGAAAAAGAAGGATTAAAGGTAAGTTTAATTAATCTTGAAATAGATAAGAATCCCCCGATATAG
- a CDS encoding DJ-1/PfpI family protein yields the protein MRIAFIIYNNLTTLDFVGAYDPLTRIKTMGFSNQIEYDVCSFTDRVISVEGLEIVPTKVRNDLSSYDYVIIPGGKGVFELMENKEFLDWLGKIPDTTVICTVCYASLLLGVMGKLNDKKATTHRVVMEDLKKYTNNVSDCRIVEDGNIITARGVSSAIDLGLFLCEKIMGKEIREKIQVQMDYLNYTVC from the coding sequence ATGAGAATAGCTTTTATAATTTATAACAATCTAACCACTCTCGATTTTGTTGGAGCATACGATCCATTGACTAGAATTAAAACTATGGGATTCTCAAATCAAATTGAGTACGATGTCTGCTCATTTACTGATAGGGTAATATCTGTAGAGGGGCTAGAGATTGTTCCAACAAAAGTCAGAAATGATTTGTCCAGTTACGATTATGTCATAATCCCTGGCGGTAAAGGAGTCTTTGAATTAATGGAAAATAAAGAATTTTTGGACTGGTTAGGAAAAATACCAGATACTACTGTGATATGCACTGTATGTTACGCATCTCTACTACTAGGTGTAATGGGAAAACTAAACGATAAGAAAGCAACAACTCACAGAGTCGTTATGGAAGATTTGAAGAAATATACAAATAACGTTTCAGATTGCAGGATAGTTGAGGATGGGAATATTATAACTGCCCGGGGAGTATCCTCTGCTATTGATTTGGGGCTTTTTCTCTGTGAAAAGATTATGGGAAAAGAAATTAGAGAAAAGATACAAGTACAGATGGACTACCTAAATTACACAGTTTGCTAA